In Halichondria panicea chromosome 5, odHalPani1.1, whole genome shotgun sequence, the genomic stretch tgctcgttcgagcgttgctgggtagctcagaggcatcaagagagtctacgttttctcaagcaaagtttaactgagttacgagtttgggcctagaatcagagaagtctagcagcctgctaaatcgttttgaaacgtaatttgaaggcattcgacttgaagttgccctgggtcactgtaatcgtgctgcagcacaactggcaaccccccaggcccttgtgaagcagctccctatgtgcatcttttgtgtactctctgtgcattttctgtgtacaaatttcgattattgatttattaaatatttttgccgaccacaaatacaatgaaaatttgacgcatgcgcagacaactagtaccaggcctagttgttcgcctaaccgttataaaagcgaaaacttggcctgggatcgaggctagggcaggttacagcataattatgtatggttACAGTAAATATTCGAGAGTGTCTATACTTTCAATTTTCGGCGcagtatataattttatatgtaaTATATAGATTTTCAGAAGTGTATTTGTATCATCTATTATATATTTGCCATGCACGGTTAATGTATGATTATTGCAGCCTGCATAGTAAACTAGTAAACatttcaacaataaaaatggTGCATACATCTGGTTACCAAAAAATcggtatagcaggtaatttttttGTTGGTGTACcattaaatattcgtacagctcatgCAGGATAGACGTTGAgcctattgcggtagaataatttcttgttttaaatttcgtatgatgctcctAAATACATACATAGCTACACCATGcatacgaaaataactcgctatagtataaaattattatacattttaGTTACATATAAAAGCACATCAAGTGATTAACTGATCACAAGCACACATTTTAATATACTGAGAGGACGTTAGCTTAATAATGTATGAACTCAGCTACTTATATAAGTCTTGTCTCTTTAACTTATAGTTCTTTTCTTCATTGTGTGTCACTGCTTGTTTGATATTGTGCTCACACTCGATAACTCCACTCCAACAGTGCTAGAATTATCTCGTGGATTAGTGCTTCCTTTCTCAAAAGACGTAACATTATCAGTGTTTGATATATATTTATTAAAGCGTTTTATCCATGTCTGGCGGAATTCAGTGCTTCGAAGGCCATAAAGAATAAAAACCAGCACACCTTGAGAGCCCACAAAGATCGAGAATATCACTTGGAATGTGAATGACAGCTCCACAAGATCAGAGCTTGTTGATAATAGTCCAAGGCCCCAACCCAGGCCAAGTACAACCGATAGGCACATAGCAATGACCAAGTTCTTCTTAACATTCCTCAACTGTTGACGTACGGAGCTCTCGTTTAGTGACTGCAGGTTTCTAAAATGTTTGCAAATGGACACCATGATGGCAACAAACACAATCCAGTTGAATACGTAGATGATGACAAAAGGAAGAATGAATCCAAAATAGAAAGGCCATTCAGTAGGACGACAGCTGAACGATGTGTGTATAATACATTGTGAAAAATCAACATACTTATTATAGTTCCTTTCGTAAAATCGCTATACTTTTTATAGCCCTTACTAGTATGGGTTGCTGTAGTACTGATGTCCCGCCCCCGCACTGATGACAACAATTATAAAGGGCAGTACTGCATGTGGAGTATAATAAAGCATCCTCATTATACAAGAAGCAATAGtgaatgcaataattatagtttatcAACATGTAAATGTAATGAGGACACAAGAAATCCCTCATACACATGAATgcacatttataattatagtgattcaTTGCTTACACCATGCTGAGAGTCCAGCCTTCAGCATGAACTTAGAGGTGAGGGACTGAGATCCCATTATCACTACCAGTTTGAGGTAGAGCCAGACAGCTTCTACAGCCGTCCAGGAGAAGAACACTAGGAAGAAGTACTGCAGGAGGGCAGACATGAGCCCACAGAGAGGTGGGACACCAACAGTGAACCCTCCAATGAGGAAGGTGAAGTACAGGCATATCAGTGAAATACTCATGTTGATGAGAATCTGGTTCTGCTTATCAGCGAGTAGCTTCCTATGGAAAAACGTAACAAAAGTCAAACACAGAGCTTATAAAGTTGGTGTAATTAGGCTTCTATACTTACTTGCTGATAAAAATAGTTAACATGAACACCAGAAGACACACTACTGACAAGCCTAGGCCAATGTATGTGATGGCGCTCACAGCAATTGCAAGATTTTCAGGTAATGCAGTTGGATTCAAATCCTGTAACAATGAGGAGGTACAAAATGTTGAGGTGTATAACCATTTTTGCCGGACACTAATTAACTTACAAAGAGTATTCCAAAGTGGCCCAATTGTCTGCACTCACAATCTTTTCTCCCATTGGAACTGGTTATCTCTCTACATCCAGTAGTGTCCCAAGCTCCAAACTGATCTGAAATACAACATGCAATTTATAGATACTACATATATAATGTGTTGCTGCTATTTTAAATTTTGCCCTGTGTATGTAACTGCTATATTATATCCAAGGTACTTATACCTTGAGTCTTATACACAGCACAGCTGCTGATACTGACATTATCCTGCAGACAAAGCAGTAActtaatatataattatgcaatttaATTTGCTCATACCGTCATCCTGATCCGAAAGCTTGTTCGTACTGGCACTGTGAGCACTGTCTTGTTGATCTGCAGACAAGCTAGTCTTGCAGCCACCACAATAGATCCCACCTGATTAGTACTTCTGTTCTCAGGAAGGAAAAGCACATCAGACAAAAAAACAGAGTAACTTAATCTCTGCCAAAGTGAACGATTTGTTGAAGGGCAGTCTTCAAGAATCAAAGGGCTTAAGCGTAGAGAGGCTGTTGAGTTGTCAGTGTCTTCACTAAGGGAATCAGTATCTGATCTGTTATCAGCTGTGTGATCATTAGCTGTCATCAGAGCATCTTGGTCGATAACGCCAGTATTGTTCACTGCCTCTTCGACAGGGCCTAAATCAACAACAAATGTCTGGCCCTGGAAACTGTCAGGGTCTAAATCTTGCACTTTGATAGCAAATGTTTCGAAACTGAGAACAGTCTGATTGCTTGTGGAGTTTGTGGAAACAGTTGAAGTATTGAGATTGTCCAGAAATGTTTCAAGGCTTGCAAGAATCCTGTGCCGGGAGGGTAAAATAATATTGCTAGCGTACATCAAGAATTCTGCATGGCAAAGATTATAACTGGCTTAATTGCTatacaactataataattatatacagtgttgATCAAATCTATTATTCAACAGCCACTAAATAAAATAGGTTTCAACTAAACAAATGCAGGGAAGGGAAAAAcagcaaacaaaattaattgacTGTGATTATTCGGTAACTAAATACATGCAGGGAAGGGAAACACTGCTGAGCAATGCTTTTAATAAGAGAACCGGGCCTATTACAAATAACGGGCCGGGAGTCCAACAACATTATTAACTCGACTATACAGTACCTGCAACATACCTTGTTGAGGAATTCATTGCCAGCTGGCTCTCATAGATGACGTCAGCATTGGCTTGCTGAATATTGTTGATTGCTTGAAGATAGTTGTTCCTCAcctggacataattatgatagagtCATAACTCATTGGCAAGTAACAATGTTCACCTCTTGGTTGATAGCAGCTTCTTCTGCTACTTGCTCTACTATTGCAGTAACCAAGGTGATTTGACTTGCAGTCAGATTTTGTGGTCTATATGTGACGttggcaatctgattggacgcttTAGTTGTTTTATTTGATGAGAGTCCCTAGTAAAGgcaaaatatatatatatgcatgtacagtaaggGTAAATGAATGAATTCAGCTATATAGCCCTAAACTTAAGACAATTTTTTCGAAACAGTTAGCTATAGAATTAAACACGAGTTAGTCGTCCAACAGATGATAACTTCAAATCCCTTACTAGTGTAATCTCACACAATTCCCGGGATATGTCTGAAAGTGTAGTCTCACAGTTGCTGAGGTCAAGCTCATCCTTCCACATACCTCCCTCACTGATTGACCCAGAGCACTGTCTGCTGACATTCCCTGCCAACACACCCAATACTTCAACACATGGACAAGGGGACAGTGCAGTAGACCCTAGTGCCGTGTTGGGCCAAGAATGATTCTGGTATACCTCCGCTTTACAACCAGCTGTAAAcgtgtgtgtattgtacaaTACGTACCTATACACATACAAATAAACTCGTTGTTGCAAGAGTATATCTATAGTCAGTTCCAATAGTTAGGTAAGTTATCAAGCTCCGCTCATATCCATTCTCGAGTAATTTGGCAGGTAGCTACAATGTGGTACCAATTACCTCatcatgacataattatgtaatagcTCCATTTAGAATGGTTGCCAGTAATAATAAACATAATTTTGTCATCTTTAAATACTTGGCACAGCTAAGTATACATCGTAATTATTACGATTCTAATAACATCATAACGAAGTTTAGTGCATGAAAAGTTTAAGTATTGTTCTCATCAGAGCGTACAACAAATCTTACGTACGCTGGCACACAGGAATCAGGCCAGACCATCTCCCTCCGACTAAACACGTTCGAGTCTCAGATCCGACCACCAGAATGAAACCATCGTTACATGTATGAGTAGCTACTGTATCCACATCAAAATCAGCAAATGTATCCGGACCATATGTAATAGCTCCGTTTGGAATAGGTGCCAGTGCTGGACATAGACCTACGTAAAGGAGAATGattgtatgtattgtacacaaGATATTGTGGTCAACGCTGTCAGGAATTATTACGGTCATCACAGAAATCACCAGAGTACCATGGACTGGGGTATCAAATGAAGTGAATGAAAATGGGAAGTATGTACGAAATAATATAATTGGTGTCATAGCGTTATAGCAGTTAAATTTAggatactatataattatgctgtgtgTAAATTTCACGCTGCTGAAAGTTACACACATCCCAAACCTTTCAACAGACAGACACGTACCATCATTGTCCACTATCTCGATGGAAGTCATACTAGGAGAGCCTAGCTGCACTGTTGAGGGTGGATTGTTTAGCCTGAGGCTGGCAATCAAGGTCTCCACTTCTTCAAGAGGAACCTCGTCATCAGTAATCTCAACGGGAAGGTTAACCGATGTTTCTCCACCCGGAAAAAGCGTAGTGAACTCCATGTTTCCACCTGAAGGTTCTATGATGTATGGTTAGAGTTGTAGTTTGGCTTTAAAATAGAACTGCACTCAATCACTAATAAAAGTAACCCTGCATGCAGTAGTCATAACAACTTACCAAAAGAAACAGCGAAAAAGAAGCCGCTTTCGGGAGCGGGCCGAGAAATGACTACTTGGATGAACACTGTTCTACTTGGATTCTCAGAGAATGTATATGAAGCCGCTCTAAATGACACTGCAGCCGGTACTATATCAGGGGAATTAATAAATACAAACCTGCCATGCAGAACCAAGTTTACTgtactactgtatacatgGTGACCTTTTCAACCACTCTAATAACTTGTCTATATCCTATAATTTAAGGGAGCAATATTATTGGAATTATGGCACCATCGGACAAACCTttcaacacatgcacacacacgtacgatCATTGTCCACTATCTCGATGGAAGTCATACTAGGAGAGCCTAGCTGCACTGTTGAGGGTGGATTGTTTAGCCTGAGGCTGGCAATCACGGTCTCCACTTCTTCAAGAGGAACCTCGTCATCAGTAATCTCAACGGGAAGGTTAACCGATGTTTCTCCAGCCGGAAAAAGTGTAGTGAACTCCACGTTTCCACCTGAAGGTTCTACGAAGTCGGTTTGAGTGAGAACTGTATGGGTAGAGTTGTATTTTGGTTTAATAATTAACCATGCAGTGGTTATAACAACATACCAGAAGAAACAGAGAACGTGAAGCCCTCGGGAGCGGGTCGAGAGGTGACTACTTGGATGAACACTGTTCTACTCGGATTCTCAGAGAATGTGTATGAAGCTGCTCCAAATGACACTAACGCAGGTGGTACTATATACAACAAGAGGAAGATGGTTTACAGtacgtactgtatatacatgaccTTTCCAATCACTCTAATAACTAAATTTTAATGAAGCACCTATATTAATTAATATATAaggcaccataattataccaaacctttcaacacatgcacacacacgtacgatCATTGTCCACTATCTCGATGGAAGTCATACTAGGAGAGCCTAGCTGCACTGTTGAGGGTGGATTGTTTAGCCTGAGGCTGGCAATCACGGTCTCCACTTCTTCAAGAGCAACCTCGTCATCAGTAATCTCAACGGGAAGGTTAACCGATGTTTCTCCAGCCGGAAAAAGTGTAGTGAACTCCACGTTTCCACCTGAAGGTTCTACGTAGTCGGTTTGAGTGAGAACTGTATGGGTAGAGTTGTATTTTGGTTTAATAATTAACCATGCAGTGGTTATAACAACATACCAGAAGAAACAGAGAACGTGAAGCCCTCGGGAGCGGGTCGAGAGGTGACTACTTGGATGAACACTGTTCTACTCGGATTCTCAGAGAATGTGTATGAAGCTGCTCCAAATGACACTAACGCAGCTGATGCTATAAGAGGAGTAAACAAGCAATAAAGCTGCCAGAACcaatgtattgtacatgaCCTTCCTTATCACTCTAACATGTGCACAAGCAGTGGCTAAACACATCTAGTTTATTCAAACTTTACAATCACTGTGTGTGACGTGATGACATAAAAAGTAAAAAGGGTGGCTTGACAAGTTGTGACtgacagacatgcatgcaggcatcaCTAATTATGATGCCACTAATGAGTATAAAAGACATAATCATAATGGGACAAAACACATAACAAAGACAGATTTAGCTAGTTTTGATAAGTTCTTATGCAGTTCAAATACATATGTTACAAAGACATAGGCAGTGGAAAGTACAGGGAATTTGAATGACTTGCAAAGTGTTCTGTGAAGTGATAGTTAGAGTTGATATAAAGTAGGTATAGGTCTAGGTAATTAGCAACTTGTACTCTCCAATGCTCACTATTGCACTGTAGTGAGATACATTGTGTACAAGCAGCTTGTTGGTTATCAAACGAGTTTTTCTACTTGAAGCTTTCTGGGTGGCGAACTTGACGTACTGGGTGTTGTATGTATTTCAATCTTGTAATTCAAGCCAGCAATATGAGCATGATAAGTCTATCTTTGTAGTTCATGTCCCAGTTTTGCAGTATATGTGGTGGCTTTAAGTTAGGTTTTTTCGAGGCGAGTTATGTCTTGTATAGTAGGTTAATTGGATGCCACTCGATCTTGAGAACAGTATGTGAAGTGAGATCTAACCAACGTTAAGTATATAGGAGTTGGTGGGGACACGTGTAAGCAGTGAAACAGTACGTCTTATAAGTTTAGAGAATAGAACAGATTGCATTGTATAGTTGTTGGTCCGTAGGTATAGTAGTTAATCATGCagttaaaaatgatatcagGACACAAGTGTGGTTTGTAtctccagcccacatttaattttattcatggttAACAGcttacacaactacaagtgttagtgacggATTCAGTCCtagatgtagaatggaatgtgcgtgggagttgcaCACTACTCCTGTTCACATGCATAGATCAGAAAACGCAGAGGTCCATGACACTTTCCTGTGGTACACCAGAAATCACAGGCCTGGACAATGAACAAACTAAGGTTTTTAAAACTAGTAAGGTAGGTACGACCACTTAGATGAATTGAACCAGAACCACAGGTCACCAGCTATACTCATGAGCCAATGCTTAATAGTAGTTCCTTGTGGTACACTGAATCGAACGCTTTTCTAAAGTCACATTTCAGCAAACTTTTAATCAGCGTTGTTGACTACGGCTGAGAGGAAGGAGAACATTTGGGATAAACTGGATCTGTTCTTCAGAAAACCATTGTTGTTTGTTTATATTCGGACGAATTGGTAAAAGAGAGTAGTTGGTTACTATAGGCTTGTGTCTCCTTTCTTGTGTGTAGGAACCATTTTGTAGTTTTTCCAGTCACTGGGAAAAGTGTTTTGCTGGAAGCTTTGGTTAGAGATATCCTTTAAGTGTTCAGCTAGTAGGTCTACATCCGCAAAACCTTGGGGTTGATGTTATCTTCGTAGGATTTAGAGAGGCTGAAATTTGGTAGACCTCAGATGTGTTGAGTGAGATTTAAGAGAGTTGTTCACTATATAGGTGTTGGTAATGATTGGATACTTGAGAGTGCAACAAATTTAATTATTTCAAGTTGAGTTAAAATGAGATGAATGCTTCTGCAAGAAGGATGATTGTGACGGGTGGGGTTGTTGTTTCAATTTAGAGAAcagctattatatatagctgatATAGAAATGCATGCACATAGCTAATTATACCAAGACCATTGCACTTACTGCTATCCATGGTGGGATCATCACCAGCTCCAAGTGATATGTCGAGGAGGACAGACAATAGGAACAAGCAACACAAAGTTTTTGAACCAGCCATATAGTCAGAATCTTATAATTTATTAGCATTTATCTTTTTGTCTTTATCTGGCTCACTGTATAGAGCTATAAacgacataaattatatatcaaCTGCTTGGTTGACACAACTAATGGCAAAATGTTATTGTTATCTATACTTTCGACATCACATCCTCTACATACAGTTATCCATAATTCCTTTTATCATGTCAGCCTCTTGCTATATCTAAAAATGTGTGCCTTTGCTGTTAATTAAAGCGAAACTTATACATTTACCACACTAGCCACGCCTCTGCgtgaaaaccacacatcattttttacagtgatAGCAGTCATTAGCTGTCACATTAATTTATTAGCAAAAATGTTATCAAATTCAACACTATCCATAGTATGCGTATAACTGGGTGAGTGTTGTAATTTGGTGATTTGGCAATTTTAAAactgccaaatttaaaacctGTCCaccaaattaaagtttctaGTGGACTCAACACCAATTACTCGCCAAATTTTCCAGTTATACAGTACTCAACGACATACATGTGGAATGtaaaacatataattatatgaatggAGTGTAACAATAATTAAGCTACGGAATAGTATTCAGAATAGATTTTTGCataaactatatacatacagtgttATACTTTTCTCATAATAGACTATTCCTATATCAGTGTATGTACTACCATAAATTATCTATGGTACTACAACATAGCTAAAAAAgcgtattattataatagctgtaattatgatgtctactatgtacatacatgcattataACTATACACATTAATTGTTAATGCCCTTAGCATTGCATAGTTAATCCTTAGCCACGTGTGAAGAATACTTTCAGTGTTATTTTTAACACACCAACAATACCCACCCACATACTTAATGCATCACAAGCACCTCTGATTTATACTTGTATATTGGAGGATAGTGGGTGTGGGTTGCCATGCGCATCTTATTGAAAGAATTTGAAGTATTCCTCGATCTGAATTCGATATAACCTTTAATGCCAGCAAAACTCAATTTTGTTTCAGTAATCGTCCAGGGACACTACCCAACAGGGTCTTCGGATTTAATGGAGTTGCTCTTCGTTACTTAGGGAAAACATTCTTTAGCACTCCACTGTAGGTCAGACGTTAAAAGGTTAAAGGAGAATACACTTCTCTCAACATAGCTGAACATACCTTGCTTATTTTGATAACAAATTGGAGCCTAGACAGTGTTCTACAAGTTTCACTAAAATATCGACCTCTTCAATGCCAGAAACCGTTATCAGTTCAAGATGCCAGAGAGCTTCGAAGGAAAGCACTCACTGGTATCTTTGTCATCGCTGAAACCATACACAACTGCATGGGGAGTTGCACTGTTTAGAGCAAGACTTAATTTTTTCACTTCTTTCCAGAATAGAGAGTTATTGGCCGACAGAAGTGCTTTCAAATTGCTAAGCTTCTCACTGACAATGTGTTTTTGTCTCCGCTTGACACTCCTATAACAGCACACCTGTAAGCTTTCTAATCTTAGTCTACTTTCGCAGATCAAACAAGACATCAGCCTCAGGACAGCCTGCCTCTAACAAAATGTTGTTCCAAACCATGGCAGATTCCCTTACTTCACGCACATGCATGATTGATCATTCCATCCAGGCATTTTTGACCGGGAAACAAATTAAAGTTTGGACGCAACAGAAAGACAAGAAAGAAGCTGATTACAGTAATTTCCTCAGCCGCAACTATAAGAAGGTCATGTGACAAAGATGGTATAGACTGTGAAATATAATTTGTCTGTAATCCTCAATGTTATATTTGCAATTTGCACTTAAAACCGACCACCAATCAATATCTCGAATAGAACATTTACGAATGCATGTATCTCTTCTGGAAACACCGTTGGCACTAGAAAGCACTAACGCTATATAGTGGTGCATGATCCGAAAAATTGCATGGAGAGTAAACACTATATGGACACCGCAGATTATATCAGTGTGATGTTGCAGTGTGAGAATGTGATCGGGCCGCGACTTGACCTGAGAACCACCGTTACGCTCATACGTGAAATTTACAAATTCTCTATAAAAAGGTTCACAGAAGAACAGAAATTATAAAGTCAGACATGATCATGAAGGACAAAAGACTATTGCAAAAAACAGACAaacgtataataataacattaaAATCACCTGCAATAACAAACGAATGAGACTCAATAATGCCTTTTAATTCTCTACGAGTTtctgtgtcatgtgattgtgCAATGCCATAATTagtggttccactgtattcATAAACTACAGCCCATTCGACCTTTAACACAGCATTAGCACAAGTAAAAgcatttaatttaattgtctgttaTAGTTATTTCTTCCCCACGACACTGTTCTCATGTAGTTACTGACGAAAGGTCACCATAATGATGAGGGACTTCACCAGTTGTCGTCAGCATGGGCACATCATCTGCCAGAAACAAaatcgtatataattataatgagcaTGCATCCACAAGAtgatgaaataattataatgagcaCAAGATGATGAAATCAAAgcatacagcatgcatgcatgtacagtctacATGCACTATTCATATTTATAttaatgcatgattataattattatcagctATAAATAGCCTTCTAGCCAATAGTGTACAGGGAAGGCCATACACACATTCTTAAAATCAAAATTCGATTGTGTCTACACTTACAGAGCTCCTCTTTCTCTTGACTGTCCTCCCCTCGGCAGTAGGCACTGTTCTCAGTTGTTATAGGGTCAGCTGACGAAAGTTGATGAGGGATTTCAGCCAGAAACAAAATCGTATATACAATGAACATAACtttgttgatataattatatagcatgcGTCCAAGATGAtgaaatgcatgcatatacagtctACACTAAGACTCCATTTCATATTTAATTATTTTTTAGTCCTTATAgtcagctatataattataacagcctTCTGGCCAATAGTGCACGTACATGCAGGAAGGCCATAAACATAAAACTGATACTAGTATACTACTGATATATACTAGTATACACTTACAGAGCTCCTCTTTCTCTTGACTGTCCTCCCCGAGGCAGTAGGCACTGTTTTCAGTTGTTATAGGGTCAGCTAATGAAATTCATGAAGGATTTCACCAGCCAGAAACAAAATCGTATACAATGAACATAAGTtttttgatataattatatagcatgcatCCAAGATGATGAAATGCATGCATTTCATATGTACAGTCTACACTAAGACTCTATAGTCAGCTATATATAACAGCCTTCTGGCCAATAGTGTGCATAAACATAAAATCTAaactaatgaaagcaccgcaggtgctgatgcctcggtggagatgccaaagctacataacataaagctaataatagcttttatactgatgaagatttttgcaataattactttactgcatgcaaactcaaagagtgggtaatgatcgaccatgattgttgttaaaaacgatggatgccaaaagtttaatGGCTGCCACagttgcagctctcttcctcactcttgcagctaccaatatagctagcgttctagtgcagaactaactaatagtagagtagtaacgcgctacgtgctcttctgaaaaggctgcaatggcattccaagtaagcaaaactaggcataactcgagaacgaagcattattttgcaaatccacgaattaaaatccaaataaacatgactatagaagcctatagaaactcttacttgcacttgattcatccttgagcagctgtagcggtctacacacacagacacacagacagacaaacacactaccgtatacctcgcttgcacatgggcaccgaggcataattatatagtatacacTTACAGCGCTCCTCTTTCTCTTGACTGTCCTCCCCGAGGCAGTAGGCACTGTTCTCAGTTGTTATAGGGTCAGCTGACGAATATAAGTTtgttgtattattatataattattataatagcatgCATCCAAGATGATGAAatgcattgtatatacacagtcTACACTAAGACTCCATTTCATATTAGTCCTTATATAGATATACCgtgtagcgggaaattttcgaggtacttatatttcgtggaatggcctctaaaagcatttcgttgcacaatgttcgtggaaatgactgcttaccggaagccacgcctttaatcctTTTCACGTCACGttataattaaagaacaattttcgtggacttaattaaATTTttacgctatacggtatacagctATAAACATGCAGCCTTCTGGCCATTACATAGTGTATACAGGAATTATTAAGGCCATATACACACATTCTAAATTAGATGTGTTTATACACTTACAGCGCTCCTCTTTCTCTTGACTGTCCTCCCCGAGGCAGTAGGCACTGTTCTCAGTTGTTATAGGGTCAGCTGACGGGAGGTGATGAGGAACTTTAGTGGGCGGGGGTACGCAGTCATGTTCTACAGTAGATGGGTATTGTTACATAAGCCATCCAAACATTAGACAATTGCTAGAGAtaatatatacgtataaaaatTCTAGATAGTGTACAACAATAAATGTTGCATTCACTACGTGGGTTTTTATGCAGGTCTGGCCTCGGAGATACAAATAAGGGTGAAAACTACAATAACTACAGCACATAAATGCTCATGCATAAAGATTGAAACTACTTATGTATAGCTCTCTTCTGAAGGAGGGTATTTTTTAGTTTTGCACCTTATCACACAATTTACATgaatcctataattataagtgatATTCGATTGTATACAGTCTCttggccaataattatagtgattatacaatacatgtaaatgtaaaACTTTGAGTATAATTTACCCTGACTTATACTGAGCTGCTCCTCCTCTTGACTAGTGTCCACTAGCACCATACCGAGCTCAGTATAGCCAGCGATGCCTGTCAGTAGTCTCTCCACAATGGAGGACAGTTGTGAGAAGGTTGGTCTCTCCTCCGGGTCCACCTTCCAACACTTACGCATCACAACAGAACTGGATATATGGTCAGTTAGAAGTGAAAACCATGCAACAACCCAAAGTAACTCTCCTACATAAAGGCTTGTACAATtacaatataattttatacagaGGGCCTTACaatgcgtgcatgcatgggggaataatgattattaatgaaagcaccacgggtgctgatgtgccaaagctacataacataaagctactatttatacatttttgcattaatatCTGCATGATGCTCTgggcagaatcacagggaaacggaaactcgaagagtg encodes the following:
- the LOC135335900 gene encoding adhesion G-protein coupled receptor G6-like isoform X1, which codes for MAGSKTLCCLFLLSVLLDISLGAGDDPTMDSTSAALVSFGAASYTFSENPSRTVFIQVVTSRPAPEGFTFSVSSVLTQTDYVEPSGGNVEFTTLFPAGETSVNLPVEITDDEVALEEVETVIASLRLNNPPSTVQLGSPSMTSIEIVDNDLPPALVSFGAASYTFSENPSRTVFIQVVTSRPAPEGFTFSVSSVLTQTDFVEPSGGNVEFTTLFPAGETSVNLPVEITDDEVPLEEVETVIASLRLNNPPSTVQLGSPSMTSIEIVDNDLPAAVSFRAASYTFSENPSRTVFIQVVISRPAPESGFFFAVSFEPSGGNMEFTTLFPGGETSVNLPVEITDDEVPLEEVETLIASLRLNNPPSTVQLGSPSMTSIEIVDNDGLCPALAPIPNGAITYGPDTFADFDVDTVATHTCNDGFILVVGSETRTCLVGGRWSGLIPVCQPGCKAEVYQNHSWPNTALGSTALSPCPCVEVLGVLAGNVSRQCSGSISEGGMWKDELDLSNCETTLSDISRELCEITLGLSSNKTTKASNQIANVTYRPQNLTASQITLVTAIVEQVAEEAAINQEVRNNYLQAINNIQQANADVIYESQLAMNSSTRILASLETFLDNLNTSTVSTNSTSNQTVLSFETFAIKVQDLDPDSFQGQTFVVDLGPVEEAVNNTGVIDQDALMTANDHTADNRSDTDSLSEDTDNSTASLRLSPLILEDCPSTNRSLWQRLSYSVFLSDVLFLPENRSTNQVGSIVVAARLACLQINKTVLTVPVRTSFRIRMTDNVSISSCAVYKTQDQFGAWDTTGCREITSSNGRKDCECRQLGHFGILFDLNPTALPENLAIAVSAITYIGLGLSVVCLLVFMLTIFISKKLLADKQNQILINMSISLICLYFTFLIGGFTVGVPPLCGLMSALLQYFFLVFFSWTAVEAVWLYLKLVVIMGSQSLTSKFMLKAGLSAWLLPFIIVVISAGAGHQYYSNPYYCRPTEWPFYFGFILPFVIIYVFNWIVFVAIMVSICKHFRNLQSLNESSVRQQLRNVKKNLVIAMCLSVVLGLGWGLGLLSTSSDLVELSFTFQVIFSIFVGSQGVLVFILYGLRSTEFRQTWIKRFNKYISNTDNVTSFEKGSTNPRDNSSTVGVELSSVSTISNKQ